The Limnochorda sp. LNt genome includes a region encoding these proteins:
- the rpsR gene encoding 30S ribosomal protein S18, which produces MPKDKKRRRKVCAFCVDKVEWIDYKDPNRLRKYMTERAKILPRRITGNCARHQRQLTMAIKRARHLALLPFVAD; this is translated from the coding sequence ATGCCCAAGGACAAGAAGCGTCGACGCAAGGTCTGCGCCTTTTGCGTCGACAAGGTCGAGTGGATCGACTACAAGGACCCCAATCGCCTGCGCAAGTACATGACGGAGCGGGCCAAGATCCTGCCGCGGCGGATCACGGGCAACTGCGCCCGTCACCAGCGGCAGCTGACCATGGCCATCAAGCGGGCTCGCCACCTGGCGTTGCTGCCGTTCGTGGCCGACTGA
- a CDS encoding MazG-like family protein, translating into MEEPAAGRTDGEWAKNLRAIEHLKAEMAAALANLYRAMLRASDEAVTEALAALVIAGYLLARRLGISPARLDMKIETRLRTTMAQGHELEQWYGDFTALYRHFQGGTRR; encoded by the coding sequence ATGGAAGAGCCCGCAGCCGGCCGAACCGACGGGGAGTGGGCCAAGAACCTCCGCGCCATCGAGCACCTGAAGGCCGAGATGGCGGCGGCTCTGGCCAATCTGTACCGCGCCATGCTGCGCGCCAGTGACGAGGCCGTGACGGAGGCGTTGGCGGCCCTCGTCATCGCAGGGTATCTCCTGGCCAGGCGGCTCGGCATCAGTCCGGCCCGGCTCGACATGAAGATCGAGACGCGCCTTCGCACCACCATGGCCCAGGGACACGAGTTGGAGCAGTGGTACGGCGACTTCACCGCGCTGTACCGCCACTTCCAGGGAGGGACACGCCGATAA
- a CDS encoding YybS family protein, with protein sequence MVRRLHRAVPPLPGRDTPITASSSPERVRVRRLTEGGLLAAVTVVLGWLSLYVPYLIVVLPAPMALLVYRHGVTAAISAWVVAAILSGVLLGGLGAVLLLIPSGLTGLSLGMALHAGWPPGRVLAAAVAGATLATLLSLGLSFALVGIDPIERLFTVYEEGMQGAVSLYGRLGLPAEQLEMAQAQLQATLELMRVLLPVLLLSSALVSALVNHWAARAVLVRLGERIAWFEPFARWRSTPLAPALVAAGLLVGMVAGAHPWVGVAAANLSFAGAVIAFVQGLSLVWFWFDRAGLAKGFRLLLVLLVLWLPIANLALVVAGLVDPWFNFRRL encoded by the coding sequence GTGGTACGGCGACTTCACCGCGCTGTACCGCCACTTCCAGGGAGGGACACGCCGATAACCGCCTCGTCGTCACCCGAACGTGTCCGGGTACGTCGCCTGACGGAGGGCGGCCTGCTGGCGGCCGTCACCGTCGTCTTGGGCTGGCTGTCGCTGTACGTGCCGTACCTGATCGTCGTGCTGCCGGCGCCGATGGCGCTGCTGGTCTACCGCCACGGGGTGACGGCGGCCATCAGTGCCTGGGTGGTGGCGGCGATCCTGTCGGGCGTGCTGCTGGGCGGCCTGGGAGCGGTGCTCTTGCTGATCCCGTCGGGACTTACCGGCCTGTCGCTGGGCATGGCGCTGCACGCCGGATGGCCCCCGGGTCGGGTGCTGGCCGCCGCGGTGGCCGGCGCCACCCTGGCCACGCTGTTGAGCCTGGGGCTCTCCTTCGCGCTGGTGGGGATCGACCCCATCGAGCGGCTCTTCACCGTCTACGAGGAGGGGATGCAGGGGGCGGTCTCCCTCTACGGCCGGCTGGGCCTCCCGGCGGAGCAGCTGGAGATGGCCCAGGCCCAGCTCCAGGCGACCCTGGAGCTGATGCGGGTGCTGCTGCCCGTGTTGCTGCTGTCGAGCGCCCTGGTCAGCGCGCTGGTCAACCACTGGGCCGCGCGGGCGGTGCTGGTGCGCCTGGGCGAGCGCATCGCCTGGTTCGAGCCCTTCGCCCGCTGGCGCTCGACGCCGTTGGCGCCGGCGCTGGTGGCGGCCGGGCTGCTGGTAGGCATGGTGGCGGGGGCGCATCCCTGGGTCGGTGTGGCCGCGGCCAATCTCTCCTTCGCCGGCGCCGTCATCGCGTTCGTGCAGGGACTCTCCCTGGTCTGGTTCTGGTTCGACCGGGCGGGCCTGGCCAAGGGCTTTCGCCTGTTGCTGGTATTGCTGGTACTGTGGCTTCCCATCGCCAACCTCGCTCTGGTGGTGGCCGGGCTCGTCGATCCCTGGTTCAACTTCCGCCGCCTCTAA
- the rplI gene encoding 50S ribosomal protein L9: MKVVLTQDVKGVGRAGELVEVADGFGRNYLVPRGLAVMATGGTVKAVEHQQAVIRRKLEKERAEAESLAAKLQGARVVVKARAGDAGRLFGSVTAADVAEALERDLGVKVDRRRIELEGPIKSLGEHAVSLRLAPGISAEVRVVVEAADGEGPSA, encoded by the coding sequence ATGAAAGTGGTGTTGACCCAGGACGTCAAGGGCGTCGGCCGCGCCGGTGAGCTGGTGGAGGTGGCCGACGGCTTCGGTCGCAACTATCTCGTGCCCCGGGGGCTGGCCGTGATGGCCACCGGGGGCACCGTCAAGGCGGTCGAGCACCAGCAGGCGGTCATCCGGCGCAAGCTGGAGAAGGAGCGTGCCGAGGCGGAGAGCCTGGCAGCCAAGCTGCAGGGGGCGCGCGTGGTGGTGAAGGCGCGGGCCGGCGATGCCGGCCGGCTCTTCGGCTCCGTCACCGCCGCCGACGTGGCCGAGGCGCTCGAACGCGACCTGGGGGTCAAGGTGGACCGGCGGCGGATCGAGCTGGAGGGCCCCATCAAGAGCCTGGGCGAGCATGCGGTGTCGCTGAGGCTGGCCCCCGGGATCTCGGCGGAGGTCCGGGTCGTGGTGGAGGCCGCCGACGGCGAGGGGCCGTCTGCATGA
- the lonC gene encoding Lon family ATP-dependent protease, which produces MSRAHLSPPTPEQALAREVLALWDRAREIYGPERLVLMAAKVGVLSMMRSSDLRQQVTALLRVLEQRPATPVEGAEEELDALVARAEERIADELARKRVRDEIERQVHQRMQRQQARYLEELRHQIAREQGGPDNAHTLRKYAQLEQLERRGLGTSLLAALRPQRLEEVVGQQRAVRALLAKLASPMPQHVLLYGPPGVGKTTVARLVLETAKRLPFTPFSGDAPFVEVDGATLRWDPREASNPLLGSVHDPIYQGARRDLAESGVPEPKVGLVTEAHGGVLFIDEIGEMDPVLQGKLLKVLEDRRVFFESAYYDPHDSRVPRYIRKLFEEGAPADFILLGATTRSPHDINPALRSRCAEVFFDPLTPSHIRQIVEQAARRVGLELEEPAVQLIAEHSPDGRRATVLLADACSLALSERLGVDGQVSVPAQPGPRYLDGLRVSAAHVQEALRAARLVSPWRVRARPTPRVGRVLGLGAHGFRGVVLEVEAVALPARTAGQGTVRFNEAAGSMARDSVFVATSLARSLLDVDVAQTDLHVNVVGGGRIDGPSAGLSIACAIISALLDVPARQDVAVTGELSLWGDVKPVGAIVEKVWAARESGMRQVLVPADNLADVPPELAGETVLGVHRIEEALDLVLGGPAWRARSGRASSA; this is translated from the coding sequence ATGAGTCGAGCCCACCTGTCGCCGCCGACTCCGGAGCAGGCCCTCGCGCGGGAGGTCCTGGCCCTGTGGGATCGGGCCCGGGAGATCTACGGGCCCGAGCGCCTGGTCCTGATGGCTGCCAAGGTGGGCGTCCTCTCCATGATGCGCTCCTCGGACCTGCGCCAGCAGGTGACCGCCCTGCTGCGGGTGCTGGAGCAGCGACCGGCCACGCCCGTCGAGGGCGCCGAGGAGGAGCTGGACGCGCTCGTCGCCCGGGCCGAGGAGCGCATCGCCGACGAGCTGGCGCGCAAGCGGGTCCGCGACGAGATCGAGCGCCAGGTGCACCAGCGGATGCAGCGCCAGCAGGCTCGCTACCTCGAGGAGCTGCGCCATCAGATCGCACGGGAGCAGGGCGGTCCCGACAACGCCCATACCCTGCGCAAGTATGCCCAACTGGAGCAGCTGGAGCGCCGCGGGCTGGGCACGTCGCTGTTGGCCGCGCTGCGGCCCCAGCGCCTCGAGGAGGTGGTCGGCCAGCAGCGGGCCGTACGGGCGCTGTTGGCCAAGCTCGCATCTCCCATGCCCCAGCACGTCTTGCTCTACGGTCCGCCGGGGGTCGGCAAGACGACGGTGGCTCGCCTCGTGCTGGAGACGGCCAAGCGTCTGCCCTTCACCCCCTTCTCGGGGGATGCGCCCTTCGTGGAGGTGGACGGGGCGACGCTGCGGTGGGATCCCCGGGAGGCCTCCAACCCCTTGCTGGGCAGCGTGCACGATCCCATCTACCAGGGTGCCCGCCGGGACCTGGCCGAGTCGGGGGTGCCGGAGCCCAAGGTGGGGCTCGTGACGGAGGCTCACGGGGGGGTCCTCTTCATCGACGAGATCGGCGAGATGGACCCGGTGCTCCAGGGCAAGCTCCTCAAGGTGCTGGAGGACCGCCGGGTCTTCTTCGAGTCGGCCTACTACGACCCCCACGACTCCCGGGTGCCGCGATACATCCGCAAGCTGTTCGAGGAGGGGGCGCCTGCGGACTTCATCCTGCTGGGCGCCACCACCCGCAGCCCCCACGACATCAATCCAGCCCTGCGCAGCCGGTGCGCCGAGGTCTTCTTCGACCCGCTGACGCCGTCGCACATCCGCCAGATCGTTGAGCAGGCGGCCCGACGGGTCGGGCTGGAGCTGGAGGAGCCGGCCGTCCAGCTGATCGCCGAGCACTCGCCGGACGGGCGCCGGGCCACGGTGCTGCTGGCGGACGCCTGCAGCCTGGCCTTGTCCGAGCGGCTCGGCGTCGACGGGCAGGTCTCCGTCCCGGCCCAGCCCGGCCCGCGTTATCTCGACGGCCTGCGGGTGAGTGCGGCCCACGTGCAGGAGGCGCTCCGCGCCGCCCGGCTCGTCTCGCCCTGGCGGGTGCGTGCACGGCCCACGCCCAGGGTGGGGCGGGTGTTGGGGCTGGGAGCGCACGGATTCAGGGGCGTGGTGCTCGAGGTCGAGGCAGTGGCCCTGCCGGCCCGGACCGCCGGCCAGGGCACGGTGCGCTTCAACGAGGCCGCGGGGAGCATGGCCCGCGACTCGGTCTTCGTCGCCACGTCCCTCGCCCGTAGCCTGCTGGACGTCGACGTCGCCCAGACCGACCTGCACGTCAACGTGGTGGGCGGTGGGCGCATCGACGGGCCCTCCGCGGGCCTGTCCATCGCCTGCGCCATCATCAGCGCCTTGCTCGACGTGCCCGCCCGCCAGGACGTGGCCGTCACCGGTGAGCTCTCCCTCTGGGGCGACGTCAAGCCGGTGGGGGCCATCGTGGAGAAGGTCTGGGCCGCCCGCGAGAGCGGCATGCGCCAGGTGCTGGTGCCCGCGGACAATCTGGCCGACGTGCCGCCCGAGCTGGCCGGGGAGACGGTGCTGGGCGTACACCGCATCGAGGAGGCGCTGGACCTGGTGCTGGGGGGGCCTGCATGGCGAGCGCGGTCGGGACGCGCCTCGTCGGCCTGA
- a CDS encoding shikimate dehydrogenase, translated as MASAVGTRLVGLIGYPVGHTASPAMHQAGFRALGLDWFYVPMEVPPGLVGDAVRGLRALGFAGANVTIPHKQAVLGHVDHLTSEARRVGAVNTLWIDGGRIVGHNTDVAGFRQAVARALPDLDGRVALILGAGGAARAAIAACVGAPCERVVVAARRLEAARELARAFGRVEAVALEATSLHPLLESVDLLVNATPLGMAGVGQGEALVELAPPARLAPGAVVMDMVYRPLDTPLLQAARQAGRAVVTGAAMLLHQGTAAFELWTGRPAPVTAMARALARELGVQEPDEAGLPTPPQPKHAG; from the coding sequence ATGGCGAGCGCGGTCGGGACGCGCCTCGTCGGCCTGATCGGCTACCCGGTGGGGCACACGGCATCGCCGGCCATGCACCAGGCGGGCTTCCGCGCGCTGGGGCTCGACTGGTTCTACGTGCCGATGGAGGTCCCGCCGGGCCTGGTGGGCGATGCGGTGCGGGGGCTGAGGGCCCTGGGCTTCGCAGGGGCCAACGTCACCATCCCCCACAAGCAGGCGGTGCTCGGTCACGTCGATCACCTGACGTCCGAGGCACGGCGCGTGGGCGCGGTCAACACCCTCTGGATCGACGGGGGCCGCATCGTCGGCCACAACACCGACGTCGCCGGCTTCCGCCAGGCCGTCGCCCGGGCCTTGCCGGACCTCGACGGGCGGGTGGCCCTGATCCTGGGCGCCGGTGGCGCGGCGCGGGCCGCCATCGCCGCCTGCGTGGGGGCGCCGTGCGAGCGGGTGGTGGTGGCGGCACGTCGACTCGAGGCGGCCCGGGAGCTGGCCCGTGCCTTCGGCCGGGTGGAGGCGGTCGCCCTGGAGGCGACGAGTCTCCATCCGTTGCTCGAGTCCGTGGACCTGCTGGTCAACGCCACGCCCCTGGGCATGGCCGGCGTAGGCCAGGGCGAGGCGCTGGTCGAGCTCGCTCCCCCGGCCCGCCTCGCCCCGGGTGCGGTCGTCATGGACATGGTCTATCGTCCGCTGGATACCCCCCTGCTGCAGGCCGCACGCCAGGCGGGACGGGCGGTGGTGACCGGAGCGGCCATGTTGCTCCACCAGGGGACCGCCGCCTTCGAGTTATGGACCGGGCGACCTGCCCCCGTGACGGCCATGGCCCGGGCCCTGGCACGCGAGCTCGGGGTCCAGGAGCCCGACGAGGCCGGCCTACCGACGCCGCCACAGCCAAAGCACGCCGGGTAA
- a CDS encoding APC family permease — protein sequence MHPIQRVGQPTHPRRPMGFTSAWALGVGTMVGAGIFSLSADAARYAGPGAILSYVIAGAGALVLAVNFGYLATIHPVSGGPYVYIRDTLGSTAAFVAGWQLWVGMGLSTSFYCLGFARYLTYFVTAPEYLTAPACVLAVAAVNAMGPRVASALQNLSVAILLIVMGGFMLTGVLRVDPAFYAPLLPYGWPGVLDAVPLVFTSYLGFEMVAQAAGAIQDPRRTVPRAMVASVLAVTALYAGVMAVSVGVVHHVDLATSPTPLAEVARRLAGRGGAAAVALGGLVATLSSANGSMLASLELGGAMWADGLLPRWLTGGSSGAGRAVGWRPSSVRLGMVAIAVAIAGTWVGRLDWLARGVGVLHFLPFSVVPLALLHVLGAPEAARTRPSEAWAARAWAVSATAVMGLLLRRIDPLDLWVAATLTLPGVLWLWRRR from the coding sequence ATGCATCCGATCCAGAGGGTTGGCCAGCCGACCCATCCCCGGCGTCCCATGGGCTTCACCAGCGCATGGGCCCTGGGGGTGGGCACCATGGTCGGCGCCGGCATCTTCTCGCTGTCGGCCGACGCAGCCCGCTACGCGGGCCCCGGCGCCATCCTAAGCTATGTGATCGCGGGTGCCGGGGCGCTGGTCCTGGCCGTCAACTTCGGCTACCTGGCCACCATCCATCCCGTCTCCGGCGGGCCGTACGTCTACATCCGTGACACGCTGGGCTCCACGGCAGCCTTCGTGGCGGGATGGCAGCTGTGGGTGGGGATGGGGCTGTCGACCTCCTTCTACTGCCTGGGCTTCGCCCGGTACCTGACCTACTTCGTGACGGCCCCCGAGTACCTGACGGCCCCGGCGTGCGTGCTGGCGGTGGCCGCCGTCAACGCGATGGGCCCTCGGGTGGCGTCAGCTCTCCAGAATCTTTCGGTGGCCATCCTGCTCATCGTGATGGGGGGCTTCATGCTGACGGGGGTCCTCCGGGTCGACCCCGCCTTTTACGCGCCGCTGCTCCCCTACGGGTGGCCGGGCGTCCTCGACGCCGTTCCGCTCGTCTTCACCTCCTACCTCGGCTTCGAGATGGTGGCGCAGGCGGCGGGGGCCATCCAGGACCCGCGGCGCACCGTGCCCCGGGCCATGGTCGCCAGCGTGCTCGCGGTCACGGCGCTGTACGCGGGGGTGATGGCGGTCAGCGTCGGCGTCGTCCACCACGTCGACCTGGCCACCAGCCCGACCCCGCTGGCCGAGGTGGCACGCCGCCTGGCGGGACGCGGGGGCGCCGCCGCGGTCGCCCTCGGGGGTCTGGTGGCCACCCTCTCGTCCGCCAACGGCAGCATGCTGGCGTCGCTGGAGCTCGGCGGGGCCATGTGGGCCGACGGCCTGCTGCCCCGATGGTTGACCGGCGGCTCGTCGGGCGCCGGCCGGGCCGTCGGGTGGCGGCCTTCGTCGGTCCGCCTGGGCATGGTGGCCATCGCCGTGGCCATCGCGGGCACCTGGGTCGGCCGTCTGGACTGGCTGGCCCGTGGCGTCGGGGTGCTGCACTTCCTTCCCTTCTCGGTGGTGCCGCTGGCGTTGCTGCACGTCCTCGGCGCCCCGGAGGCGGCCCGCACCCGACCGTCCGAGGCCTGGGCGGCGCGGGCGTGGGCGGTGTCGGCCACCGCGGTCATGGGCTTGCTGCTGCGCCGCATCGACCCCCTGGATCTGTGGGTGGCCGCCACGCTGACCTTACCCGGCGTGCTTTGGCTGTGGCGGCGTCGGTAG
- a CDS encoding D-alanine--D-alanine ligase family protein encodes MARGDRLRLGLLFGGRSGEHAVSILSARSVLAALDSSRYEVTAIAIDRRGRWYTGDDPWQVLEALAAGSVEELRPVTVVPQPGHPANPLLDVAFPLLHGPLGEDGTIQSIFELAEIPYVGAGVAASAVGMDKALMKAAFRAAGLPIVPYRVVSRSQWGADPEAVVRAVAEEPGFPVFVKPANLGSSVGVGRAGDAGELRAAIQEALRYDRKALVEASAAPAREIECSVLGLDEPRVSVPGEVQPGREFYDYEAKYHDAGTRLLVPAPLEPEVERRVRELAARAFAAIGCEGMARVDFFVRSGGEVLVNEINTIPGFTAVSMYPRLWEASGLPYPQLLDRLVEIALAVHEVRLAIRAANAEYRLAAQGGGVRGPKSSG; translated from the coding sequence GTGGCACGGGGTGATCGGCTCAGGCTGGGGCTGCTCTTCGGAGGGCGCTCGGGGGAGCACGCGGTCTCCATCCTCTCGGCCCGGTCGGTGCTGGCCGCGCTGGATTCGTCGCGCTACGAGGTGACGGCCATCGCGATCGACCGGCGGGGGCGCTGGTACACGGGGGATGACCCGTGGCAGGTGCTGGAGGCGCTGGCCGCAGGATCGGTCGAGGAGCTCCGCCCGGTGACGGTGGTGCCCCAGCCCGGGCACCCGGCCAATCCTCTCCTCGACGTGGCCTTTCCCCTGCTGCACGGCCCCCTGGGGGAGGATGGGACCATCCAATCCATCTTCGAGCTGGCCGAGATCCCGTATGTCGGGGCCGGGGTGGCCGCCAGCGCGGTGGGCATGGACAAGGCGCTGATGAAGGCCGCTTTCCGGGCCGCCGGCCTGCCCATCGTGCCCTATCGAGTCGTCTCCCGCTCCCAGTGGGGCGCCGACCCCGAGGCCGTCGTCCGGGCCGTCGCCGAGGAGCCGGGCTTTCCCGTCTTCGTCAAGCCTGCCAACCTGGGGTCCAGCGTCGGGGTGGGGCGGGCCGGCGACGCCGGGGAGCTGCGGGCGGCCATCCAGGAGGCGCTCCGCTACGACCGAAAGGCGCTGGTAGAGGCGTCGGCGGCCCCAGCCCGGGAGATCGAGTGCAGCGTACTGGGGCTCGACGAGCCTCGCGTCTCGGTGCCCGGCGAGGTGCAGCCCGGCCGCGAGTTCTACGACTACGAGGCCAAGTATCACGATGCCGGCACCCGTCTCCTGGTGCCGGCGCCGCTGGAGCCGGAGGTGGAGCGCCGGGTGCGTGAACTGGCCGCCCGTGCCTTCGCGGCCATCGGTTGCGAGGGGATGGCGCGGGTCGACTTCTTCGTACGCTCCGGGGGCGAGGTGCTGGTCAACGAGATCAACACCATCCCCGGCTTCACCGCCGTCAGCATGTACCCCCGGCTGTGGGAGGCCTCGGGGCTGCCGTATCCCCAGCTCCTGGACCGGCTGGTCGAGATCGCCCTGGCGGTGCACGAGGTGCGGCTCGCGATCCGGGCCGCCAACGCGGAGTATCGGCTGGCCGCGCAGGGAGGGGGGGTGCGGGGGCCGAAGTCCTCCGGCTAG
- a CDS encoding DnaD domain-containing protein, translating into MSATRMARRRVRIECTSAGRRYLPVAEELVELYAPRVGWQGVAAWLVLRVAAERGEAVGDEEPASFVARRLGLTPLEAAEALRRLTLYRLVEETADHAVRVLEPLSAAEFARSFGEGPPPELSQETEAGRAEPAATSEPAGAEASASMPTDLRGVLEWYHRRIGLISDSQAERLQEWITQRGMTTDVVALAIEQAARSAEYASFSYLEGILRNWYNQGVRTWADVLRRPHLATVLGASRSAERSDAPMVGVPNADAYRPIDPERVRRIKELYGHGG; encoded by the coding sequence GTGAGCGCAACGAGGATGGCGCGTCGGCGGGTTCGCATCGAGTGCACATCGGCCGGCCGTCGCTACCTGCCCGTGGCCGAGGAGCTCGTGGAGCTGTATGCGCCGCGGGTCGGCTGGCAGGGCGTGGCGGCGTGGCTCGTGCTGCGAGTGGCCGCGGAGCGGGGCGAAGCCGTCGGCGACGAGGAGCCTGCCTCCTTCGTGGCGAGACGCCTGGGGTTGACGCCGCTGGAGGCGGCCGAGGCCCTGCGGCGCCTCACCCTCTACCGGCTGGTAGAGGAGACGGCGGACCATGCCGTCCGCGTGCTGGAGCCCCTGAGCGCGGCCGAGTTCGCCCGGTCCTTCGGAGAGGGGCCCCCACCTGAGCTGTCGCAGGAGACGGAGGCGGGCCGGGCCGAGCCCGCGGCCACCTCCGAGCCGGCGGGCGCGGAGGCGTCGGCCTCCATGCCGACCGACCTGCGGGGCGTCCTGGAGTGGTACCACCGCCGCATCGGCCTCATCAGCGACAGCCAGGCCGAGCGGCTCCAGGAGTGGATCACGCAGCGGGGGATGACGACCGACGTGGTGGCCCTGGCCATCGAGCAGGCGGCCAGGTCCGCGGAGTACGCCAGCTTCAGCTATCTGGAGGGCATCTTGCGCAACTGGTACAACCAGGGCGTGCGGACGTGGGCCGACGTGCTGCGGCGGCCGCATCTGGCCACGGTGCTCGGCGCGTCGCGGTCGGCGGAGCGCTCGGATGCCCCCATGGTCGGCGTGCCCAACGCGGATGCCTACCGGCCCATCGATCCCGAGCGGGTCCGCCGCATCAAGGAGCTGTACGGCCATGGTGGATGA
- a CDS encoding replicative DNA helicase — protein sequence MVDEPARTSTLATRTATLTPAPGAVPGSPHGTFVPYDPDAERRVLGILLKYPDKADLVLDRLRPAHFYDRLHRLVYRIIVELYNTTGRISFTQVFNRLRKEAQVSEPESVLLELTESFGTAAELEPAVDVLLDKHARRRILEAAQQVEHMILFETHPSLSECQAVAQQMMFEATSEEGSLEDDVKTLRDVLARCYFNLVERMEGRRPPGLMVRFPSVDSITTGFKKKDLIVLAARPSMGKTALALNFAVHVARFEKVPVLIFSLEMDDEQIGDRIVISELFRFQQDGRGREPVTSLDYTTRMDPEKFARTQSIFNELHELPILVVDKRGLSATDIRAKARRVKASYKDLGLIVIDYLQLIRPPGEPTSKSWAQVVGDVVRELRDLAGELNVPILLLSQLNRGVEARENKRPVMSDLRDSGNIEEFADVVMFLYREDYYYPEKAREKGLEGVVEVIVAKQRRGPTGVAKLRFVRDYTRFIDLAEEEG from the coding sequence ATGGTGGATGAGCCTGCCCGGACCTCCACGCTCGCGACCCGCACGGCGACGCTGACGCCCGCGCCCGGGGCCGTGCCGGGGTCGCCCCACGGCACCTTCGTGCCCTACGACCCCGACGCCGAGCGGCGGGTGCTGGGCATCCTGCTCAAGTACCCTGACAAGGCCGACCTCGTGCTGGACAGGCTGCGGCCTGCCCACTTCTACGACCGCCTGCACCGGCTCGTCTATCGCATCATCGTGGAGCTCTACAACACCACGGGGCGCATCTCGTTCACCCAGGTCTTCAACCGCCTGCGCAAGGAGGCGCAGGTCAGCGAGCCGGAGTCGGTGCTGCTGGAGCTGACGGAGTCGTTCGGCACGGCCGCCGAGCTGGAGCCGGCCGTGGACGTGCTGCTGGACAAGCATGCCCGCCGGCGCATCCTGGAGGCCGCCCAGCAGGTGGAGCACATGATCCTCTTCGAGACGCACCCCTCGCTCTCGGAGTGCCAGGCCGTCGCCCAGCAGATGATGTTCGAGGCCACCTCCGAGGAGGGGTCGCTGGAGGACGACGTCAAGACCCTGCGGGACGTCCTCGCTCGCTGCTACTTCAACCTGGTGGAGCGGATGGAGGGACGCCGCCCTCCGGGGCTGATGGTGCGCTTCCCCTCGGTCGACAGCATCACCACGGGCTTCAAGAAGAAGGACCTGATCGTCCTGGCGGCCCGGCCCAGCATGGGCAAGACGGCTCTGGCCCTCAACTTCGCCGTGCACGTGGCGCGCTTCGAGAAGGTGCCGGTGCTCATCTTCTCCCTCGAGATGGACGACGAGCAGATCGGCGACCGCATCGTCATCTCCGAGCTCTTCCGCTTCCAGCAGGATGGCAGGGGGCGGGAGCCCGTCACGTCGCTGGACTACACCACCCGGATGGACCCGGAGAAGTTCGCCCGGACCCAGTCCATCTTCAACGAGCTGCACGAGTTGCCGATCCTGGTGGTGGACAAGCGTGGCCTGTCGGCCACCGACATCCGCGCCAAGGCCCGCCGGGTCAAGGCCAGTTACAAGGATCTCGGGCTGATCGTCATCGACTACCTGCAGCTGATCCGGCCGCCCGGCGAGCCCACCAGCAAGAGCTGGGCCCAGGTCGTGGGGGACGTGGTGCGGGAGCTGCGCGACCTGGCAGGGGAGCTCAACGTGCCCATCCTGCTGCTGTCGCAGCTCAACCGAGGGGTGGAGGCTCGCGAAAACAAGCGGCCGGTCATGTCGGACCTGCGCGATAGCGGCAACATCGAGGAGTTCGCCGATGTGGTGATGTTCCTCTACCGCGAAGACTACTACTACCCCGAGAAAGCCCGAGAGAAGGGCCTCGAGGGCGTCGTCGAGGTCATCGTGGCCAAGCAGCGCCGGGGTCCGACCGGCGTGGCCAAGCTGAGGTTCGTGCGCGACTACACCCGTTTCATCGACCTGGCCGAAGAAGAGGGCTAA
- a CDS encoding 3D domain-containing protein has product MSGPSVGRPPSPTTTRSRAVCKGALLLLALALVSVMGHSWAVMPVRVEVDGDVLEGDVLSGTVAGVLGQLGVTLREGDETDPPLQRRVTPGQVISVRRAFPVHLTVDGAQRRTLVVGGDVADLLEREGIALGPLDYVVPDGATTLSPDMTVRVVRVREEVVVRQAPIPYQTLRWAEPRWERGKTGLLRPGREGLAEYTERLRYEDGQLVSTERLATRVLQRPQDEIIGVGTRIVWRTLETPLGPVRYREARQMVATAYYPGPESTGRYADGLTATGMRAGHGVVAVDPKVIPLGTRLYIPGYGMAMAGDVGSAIKGNRIDLGFNTLREALHFGRRTVTVYVLD; this is encoded by the coding sequence ATGAGCGGCCCGTCAGTGGGCAGGCCCCCGTCGCCCACCACCACCCGCTCCCGGGCGGTGTGCAAGGGAGCGCTCCTGCTCCTGGCGCTGGCCCTGGTCAGCGTCATGGGGCACTCCTGGGCCGTCATGCCGGTGCGAGTCGAGGTGGACGGTGATGTGCTGGAGGGGGACGTCCTGAGCGGGACGGTGGCGGGCGTCCTGGGCCAGCTCGGCGTCACGCTGCGAGAGGGTGACGAGACGGATCCCCCGTTGCAGCGTCGGGTGACGCCCGGCCAGGTCATCTCGGTGCGGCGGGCCTTCCCCGTCCACCTGACGGTGGACGGCGCGCAGCGGCGGACGCTGGTGGTGGGGGGTGACGTGGCCGATCTGCTGGAGCGCGAGGGGATCGCCCTCGGGCCGCTCGACTACGTCGTGCCCGATGGGGCGACGACGCTGTCACCCGACATGACGGTGCGGGTCGTGCGAGTACGGGAGGAGGTCGTGGTGCGCCAGGCCCCCATCCCGTACCAGACGCTACGGTGGGCGGAGCCTCGGTGGGAGCGAGGCAAGACGGGCTTGCTGAGGCCCGGCAGGGAGGGCCTCGCCGAGTACACCGAGCGCCTGCGCTACGAGGATGGCCAGCTCGTCTCCACGGAGCGCCTCGCCACCCGGGTGCTGCAGCGACCCCAGGACGAGATCATCGGCGTGGGCACCCGCATCGTCTGGAGGACCCTGGAGACGCCCCTGGGGCCCGTTCGGTACCGGGAGGCCCGCCAGATGGTGGCCACCGCGTACTACCCCGGCCCGGAGAGCACGGGCCGCTACGCGGACGGCCTGACGGCGACGGGCATGCGGGCCGGCCACGGGGTGGTGGCGGTCGACCCCAAGGTGATCCCGCTGGGGACGCGCCTCTACATCCCGGGGTACGGCATGGCGATGGCGGGCGACGTCGGGTCGGCCATCAAGGGCAACCGCATCGACCTGGGCTTCAACACCCTGCGGGAGGCCCTCCACTTCGGACGGCGCACGGTGACGGTCTACGTCCTCGACTGA